The DNA window ATGTAGAAAAGTGGTTATAGACTCGTGGATGAACTACAATGTGTTCAGTGCAGCAGGGAGGGGGACTCCCTGCGCCAACGCGATCCATAAAAATAACAGTTATGGAAACGGGACTGTGGGACTGTTGACTTAGCCCTGTGATGCCTGAAATCTgctctgacaaacacacacattcctcaACAGGCAGCATGAGAGACTATCGCAGGATGAAggcgatgtgtgtgtgtgtgtgtgtgtgtgtgtgtgtgtgtgtgtgtgattgtgtaaGTGCATGAGAAAGGGTGGGAGTTGACATGAGAGTTTTAACTAGTTTAATCTGCTTTACTTCAGTAGAAGTCACATTAAAGgcagtcgtgtgtgtgtgtgtgtgtactaggTAAGGTGTCAGTCACTTACTACGGACACTTCTAAGGACATTATTCTGCTTATACCATGGTCATAcgccaaagaaaaaaaattaagtccattctttaatattttcatacattttgcaatcaaaattttaagtttttcaCAGGCCATAACTCAGTTACCCTGGTAACACCTGCCAGTTTGATCAACATCTGGAATAATTATTACCATCCCATAAGATTCTTATGCAATGCAAATGTTTTTCACTACTCCAGTAAATAGGACGAACCTTAGATTTGACTTGGAATACAACAGAAGCAACAATGTGTGTGAAATGGTGGTGTGTATTATGTGTGTGAGTTTGCACTTGACCTGGTATCCTTGTGAGGAACAAATTGAGTGTTAGACCTTGAGACTGAGGACATTTTGTCCTGTCCTCACTCCTCTGAAGGACTGTTTGACGGTTAAGACTTGAATCAAGATAAGAAGGATTAGGTTAAGGTGACAGTATGGGGCTAGGCATGTATTGTATCACAGTGTGTCAAGTATGTTGTATTAAGCCTGTTGTAGAAATGGGAATAAGTAAGAAGAGTTCAGTATGAAGGTCCAATGAGAGTTTGTGTGCAGTCTACCTCTCCGATAGCGACGATGCGTTCTTTGTGTTTGTAGAACTGCAGCAGGGCAGCATCCAGGTCCTGTGGGATATAAATCTTCATTAAGAACCACAAGattcttttgtgttttaatcCTACAGCAGCTGTTTAACCTCTTAcatgtgacaggctgtctgtcgTATGTGGAAAGTGTATTACAGAAAATGGCTGTGCAGCTACAGACAGAAAGAATTCTTACATATCTTCAGTCATTTTccagaaataaacaaatgtgaATGTATTAAACCTACTTTTAAAAAAGGCCATTTGCATCTTTATTACATTTGACTCTCTCATGTTTAAATTAGTTTTGTTTTGGGCACTTTTTAGAAACTCTGAAGCAGATTGTTTggatttttccacatttttcttttcattctggGAACTGGTGAAGACTGAACAGCTTTTTCTTGCAGCAGTAAAACATAACTTTGGGCTGCATATAGACGTAAAaatcacagtgaaaataaaaaattatggCGATTTTTTGTGAGCTTATCTCTACTTTGTGCTTCTATAGTAGGCCTGTATAAGTGTACACTAGAGTTAATCCTGGCTCAGCTGACCTGCTTCAACACACTATCAAGATATTGGAAATGATTAAATGTAGGCTGCCAAGTTTTGCTGCTGGATTATTCAACATAGAAGATGAAACTTAAAACTCAAAACAGGATCAGATTTGAGAAACAACTCCCTATTTCAACAACATCAAAGCCCatactttaaaatgttaaatcaaAGCTACTATGAGAAATATACACATTTCTGTACTTTCAGTTAtagcttaataaaaaaaacaaatacacctTTATCTCCTCCAGAGGCCTCAGAAAcactccctccttccctctgtctCACACTCTGAACTCCCTCACCTCCTGTTTTCCCCAGCTGGGACACCACTGACCAGCCTGGGTACAGTTACTCTCTGAATCTATTGAGTAACACAATCAAAAGACAGATGAGGCGCAGACTGTTTTATTACCTGAGGCCTCACACTGCGCTGCTCGGGGCCCCCGCCACCCTGCAGTGGATGAAGGCCGAAACATGGAGCCACCAGATCTGGATAACTGTGAGAAAAGAATCCGACAGTAATACCCTGAATAATAAATAGAGTGTTATCCAGCTGAGAGCAGTGCTGCGAGACAATGAAAACACTTTTATCCTATACATTGTGCACCTGTGACTTCAGTGAGCAAGTACATTTACAAAAGTTCTACACTTACTGATTGTACAGTTCAGAGCTTCAGGCACTGTACTATAATATTTTCTTTCAGTAATACTAAATACTTTTGCCTATGTTTATCCAATAGGTGCAGTTACTACAATTAATTGTGAGTTAATACGCAAAATATACAATTAGCTTTTAGAATTTCTGTAGTTTAAATGTATACAATGTATAAATGTTTAAGTGTGTCTACGAGGGAGTTAGACAAACCAAGAAAAACAATTGCATGCACACCAGAGTAACTataattttggtcaaaattgagtTATGGCTGAACTGACAAAATTTCCTGGTTCAATCTTGTTCTCTTCCAGAGAAAATAGGGTGTAAAACATGTGGCAACAACAAAATCCAACTAAACCCCAACGCAAATAGCAGTAAATTTAGTCACTGTGCTCTGCCTTGGGTTCCTGGGGTTTTGGGCTCCTATTGGGCCAGTGAAATGTATTATCCCACCACACCACTAGGTGGCTTATATCACAGGCTGAGGCAAGCCATTGCATTTAAGCTCCTCCCAGTAAGCACAGGTGTTGCTGATGTAAGGAGGCAAACAGTTTTGTGCTCGGAGTAAAATTACATGGCTATTGTTAAGTGAAGTTTGTGTTTAAAGGTACTGGAAGTTATACGGACACTATGGACAATTGTGAGAAAATAAACGAATGATGGTTGACAGTACTGGTTAAGACTGGGAGTAATTCTCTGAGTACACTTCCAAACAATTCAACCAATTAGCAACCAGTAGCGGCTAATGTATAGGCTAGTCACTACAATGGCGGTGAGCATATTACAGCTAATGGTGAACGTGTGCATGTGGATAATGCTAACAACAAAATCACTGACAACCTGACAATGACCACAGCAAGATCAGTGATACGacgatgttgatgatgatgatgatgatgtcaaatAAGCTTAATTTAGGTACATCTTTCTGTTACtgcttttaaaacacacatctaTAAATGAAACAAGTACGAACTGAAGCTGGTgagaaatgaaaacagttttCCTCATACTAAAAAAGGTAAAGCACTGAAGTTGTAATTATGTTCTTTGCCTTTGCATTACCTATGTAGCTGTTAAAGGTGATAGAAATGCAGGATGCAGTAACTGAAATTTTAGTGCATTGTTGGGGTCATAGGTCAAATCACTGATCATTGTTTTTATGCATTAAAAATTATTTATGAATACCTATTTAGTAAATGCATTTACACTTTTCTACCTATAACACGTTTGGATGGACAGTCAAAAAACTTTGAAACCATTTTCTCTATTACAGCATAACTGCACTTAGCCTTTGTAGGGCAGCATTATACCTGAATATcctctttttgtttgtgaaattttccttaaacacacatttagcaGAGGAAATATTGTATTCCCTTTCATTTATTCCttaatttaataattagatTATGTCGTATTTAATgaggttttgtgtttttcactgtcttcctttaatgttttgctCTCGTAAAAGATCTAAACATGGAtatgttttttgtgttataaaagttcaatcaaaaaaataaaataaataaaggtatTATGCAGTAGAAATTCTTGATCGGGATACTGTTAGcttgactttctttttttactatGCACCAGTCTGACATATTGTCATGAGGTCCTTGCTGTTTTAAACTCATGTTATCTGCACAAATCTATAGTTTGCATTTCTTCCCCTTGATTTTATATAATAGTTTTAAAACTTCCCAACCGTATTATCAAAATGTGAATTTCTGCTTAAGTTATAGTTTTCTGGGATTTATGCTTTTACTGCATCAGTCCTTTGTCCCTTCCCTATAAAGCACACTATATAATTTAAGGTTATGAGACACTAAAGGACGGATTACATAACAATGAAGACATACAGACCATTCCTGCAGCTGGAGAACTCTATCAAACTCCCTGACTTCTTCTGTAACTGCAACCAGAGTCCTTACCCCGGCCTGTGCTCACacgtgtgcgcgcgcgcacacacacacacacacacacacacacacacacacacacactgctcatcTCCTTTTCTTTCATAGATCAATGGGTCAGCATGGCTTCATATCCATCATGGTACTATCAGGATATTAAGATCTTGTTACACAGTCTGTTGCACATAAGTGAACAACCATGAAATATAGCTGTGTTGATTTCAGCCTTATTGCTCAGTCCAGCACTGCAGTATGTTGTTTGTGATAAATTTCTGTTGTCTTGTGCAAATGAATTAATAGCTTACCTGACTGGTCCTCTGGATCACATCCTCCAGATCctgcaaagacaaaaaatgtttgcacAGTGGCAAAGCaatgataaaaataacaaaaactacatatttaatgaattaatttgagaaaaaaagtaGCAAATAACTGTAATGATACTGTGACAGACAACAATAGGTGTTATAAATGTTGTGGCGTACAAGAAGGTTTAATTttgaaatatgaatatttgtAACACTTATACTCAATGTATCTGTGGTCTGCGATGGATTTATAGAGGCCcaaatacttttaaatgtaatgttaatgtTGGACAGTTAACTTGGTGCTCACCTCTTCAAACTCACTGGCTGATATATGACAGTGACAGTCGACGAAGCCATactccattgaaaaaaaataataagagcTAAGAGCACAAACTATATCGAAAAACTGCGATATTTATCCATTTTGTCTTCGTAAACATAGTTTTAGCAGCGAGGCAGAACTCTCCTGCGACGCTGGGAGTGTTGTTCCGGGGGGGTAAATATTAGCAGACGGACCAGGATGTTATATTCACTTCCGGTTTGCgtcaaaaaaatataaacaaagttGGCGGTAAAGATGGAGCCCGCAGAGAGTGAACTCGTACCCAGTGATGAAACAAACCAGGAGTACAGAATTCAAGTAACGTCGAAGAAACAAGTCATAGAGCAGATTAACAaatacaaagacattttaaagacggCTCTTCACGGACAGGAGGATGTCGCGGAGGAGACGAAGCGAGTTTtactgcaggagctgctggcGGTGAGTCTGACTGAATGTTTACACCTTAATGTTACTAACAAACTTACATTTAGATAATTCACGGAGTATCAAACTGTCTCTGTCAAGACAAAACAGACCGCTGAGCGTTGTTTCATAAAGACTTTTGTCAGCACAAGGGCTCAGAATTGTCTCTGTGGCTTAGAGAATACCACACCAAATCCCAGCCGAAAAATGTTCTATTTAACATCTGCTTTGCTGACAACGTTAATActcacatgaataaaacactattTAATACCACTTTAAGATTTGTTGAGATCAGGTGGTAATTTCGGCTTAAATGTATAGAGGACtgctatttatttaaatgaaataaaaccttACTTTTTAATGTAGGCTGGCCAGCTCGTTGGGTAAACACACAACGGTTAAATGATATGTGTTTCTGCTGTGAACTCACCATTTCAAGAAATACTTAAAATCAGTACAACTCATGTTAAGAAGTTCTGAGgagttttaaatgaaaactCGACATTTTAAATtgataaaacatataaaatttACTTCAAGTTAATGACAAGTTTTCGCCAAATTTCTGCGTGCTATTTCATGGTGTACAGATAGATAGTTGTCCAACAAGTGTATTAAACAACATCTTAAACAAAATTGCAAATATTACTTAATTCCAGCCTCACAATTGtgagatttttctgcttttctttggACTGCTATTGATAGTGAACTGAGTACTTTTGAGTTTTGAACtcttggtcagacaaaacacaacatttgatAGTATCACTTTGAGCTTTATAAAACTGTGATTttgctattttctgacattttatcaaccaaatattaataaaaagatGATCAGCAGATTAATTAACATTGATAAATAGCGCCGTAGTTGCAGTCTGAGAAATGTTCATGAAGTAAGATACAGTTTATAATGTTTTGCAGCTGTATTATGGACACTTTGGTTGAGGTGAACTGCTGATGGCTGTACTGTTTGTTAAAGCTGTCTTCAGTAGTGAAAGTATTTGTATCTGTGCAGAACTTTGAGGCGGCAGTTCAAGACAATGTGTTGGTGAACGGACAGCCTTGGGAAGAGGCACCTGATGTTGAAGGTGATTTACTAATGCCACTTGAAATTCTGATTTTACATTACATACTTAACTGGGAACAAGAGTTTCCTAAATTCATGTTATCTAAAATAAAGCTCTATTTGATAAATTACATGCGTTTATTTCTCCTCTCACACATTCAGCAGAAGACGAGGCTGCTGATCTGGAAAGCCTGCTGGATGACACCATTGTTGAGACCACCAGGAGGCGCCGTACATACCCAAAACAGATCCTGCCGCATGTGGTCCACTCCCTCAAAGCTGAGCGTAAACTCATGGTGGGTGTGGGACCCCGTTGAGAAATGAGATGCAATACTTCCTTTAAATCAATTCAGTCTGTGTCGCagtagaaaaacaaatgaataagaCGAACAATCTGTAACatcagtggtgtgtgtgagtgtcaggGTTAGTGGAAAATAGGGTATGAAGATGTTACATGCTAAAAGAAGTTGACAAAACCAAGCAAACAAACCAGGAGACTATGTGAGAGCTGAGAGAGACCGAGGCAGCCTAGGCTTGCCAGCTCATCAGCCTAGGTGAGTCGGCTCAGGAGCGACCTGCACTGCTAGCCCACTCCCTGACAAGCAGACCAGATACGCAAGAGGAGGCGTCATAGAAGTGCGTGGAAGTTGTGGGacctgaaacacactgacaggtcagTTTCAGGAAAAAGCCCAGCTGAGTGGGAGGAAAAGTGCACTTTACAGAGACAATGGACCACAGTCTCAGCTTAAAAACATACAATGGAAGTAATAAACAGTTATCCATCATTTCACAGATTGCTGTTCAGACTGACATCACTGTTGGGATCAACTTTACATATGTTGTGTGTTGATAATTAGGTAAAAGGCAGCAAAACTCAAATCAGTACAGATTTAACTTAATTATCCTTCATAGGAAGTCCATTTGATCAAAGGTGAAAAACATGGAAATGCCTCAAGAGACAACAACAGTTGAAGCATCAGCAGCATCCAGAGCTGATGTGTTTTGTGTCCTCTTTTCTGAcatcatctgtgtttgtttttcagaagCTGTATGAGCACGCGGTCAAACCTCAAGAGGTGGTCAAAGACCCTGATCAAGGTTGTCACCTCTAATCAgtcatacacatacacacagacatttttagtTTGAGAGCTACTTCTCTATAAGTCTATGCTTGAAAGCCTGTGGAAGTCCTTGTGGGTGTTAGAGGAAATCTGTTACTGTATTGACAATCACTttggaggcagagaggaagaccTTAAGTGAGGTGttgacagcagacagacaaactaaACCAGACACAGCTAGTTAGTTGACCCAGTGTAACtatgctgtttttgtgtgtgtgtttaaccaGAGAGCATCATGAGCAAtttgtcagcagcagctcctggcATGGTGAAACAGGCTATCCAGGTCAtaaaggtaacacacacacacacacctgaacacaccaaaCCAGTTTTATAGATGGATATATAGATGCATTATTGACATgtgtatggttttttttttttctttagtcaATCAACACTCTGCAGAAACAAGCCGAAGGCCTCTGTGAGATCCTCAACATGAAACCGAGCCACGCCACCCTGGAGATCCACCAAGAAGTGTTTGGTTTCAATGGCCAATCCGATGCCCTCCTGCCTCCTGTGAACGGAGCCACGAGGAACAGGCAGCCAATCAAGAGAGCCGTAGAGGAAGCAGCTGCTGCAAGCTGCTATGGGCCCCTCAGTAAGAAACCCGTGGGAGAGGGCAAGCCTGAGTGACACTTCCTGCTACCATAACCACAGAACAGCAGAGATGTTTTgatgttatgtgtgtgttgtttctcAGCCTTTTTTATGACTCTTGaggtttattcattttaaacatAGTGAAAGATTTTCTCCAACATGCACAGTAAAGGTTCCATGTCTCACATTTAGACATGTACATAATATTTATGCTGAGACATTACTATAATAACAaagaaaaaccctttaacatgtt is part of the Epinephelus fuscoguttatus linkage group LG11, E.fuscoguttatus.final_Chr_v1 genome and encodes:
- the nsl1 gene encoding kinetochore-associated protein NSL1 homolog isoform X2, giving the protein MEPAESELVPSDETNQEYRIQVTSKKQVIEQINKYKDILKTALHGQEDVAEETKRVLLQELLANFEAAVQDNVLVNGQPWEEAPDVEEDEAADLESLLDDTIVETTRRRRTYPKQILPHVVHSLKAERKLMKLYEHAVKPQEVVKDPDQESIMSNLSAAAPGMVKQAIQVIKSINTLQKQAEGLCEILNMKPSHATLEIHQEVFGFNGQSDALLPPVNGATRNRQPIKRAVEEAAAASCYGPLSKKPVGEGKPE
- the nsl1 gene encoding kinetochore-associated protein NSL1 homolog isoform X1, translating into MEPAESELVPSDETNQEYRIQVTSKKQVIEQINKYKDILKTALHGQEDVAEETKRVLLQELLANFEAAVQDNVLVNGQPWEEAPDVEAEDEAADLESLLDDTIVETTRRRRTYPKQILPHVVHSLKAERKLMKLYEHAVKPQEVVKDPDQESIMSNLSAAAPGMVKQAIQVIKSINTLQKQAEGLCEILNMKPSHATLEIHQEVFGFNGQSDALLPPVNGATRNRQPIKRAVEEAAAASCYGPLSKKPVGEGKPE